A genomic window from Paraburkholderia phytofirmans OLGA172 includes:
- the bcsZ gene encoding cellulose synthase complex periplasmic endoglucanase BcsZ, whose protein sequence is MPVRINKISMTLALGLGVGLALAATTSSASIAKVAQTTPAPGQAGPCNSDWPAYRTFVEHFVQADGRVIDYSSAQLKTTSEGQSYGLFFALAANDRATFDRLLNWTRTNLAGNQFDAQNVRLPSWLWGKKPDGSFGVLDQNSASDSDLWIAYDLLQAGRLWHEASYTQLGQALAAQIARQEMTTLPGVGPMLLPGPQGFRNGGVTRLNPSYLPLPVLRALARDMPNGPWARLADSAYKLIRTTAPQGFAPDWAAWQNGQFVVDPKEGDTGSYDAIRVYLWAGLASPADPLAKPWLAALGGMRAKVAQTGIPPEKVASTTGSASGEGPLSYWGALAPYFQALGDERGLGLARTHLAVLDTSAPGRDPVYYDRVLGLFGTGFIDGRYRFDEAGRLVPSWRNACD, encoded by the coding sequence ATGCCGGTTCGAATCAACAAGATCTCTATGACACTCGCCTTGGGGCTTGGCGTTGGCCTCGCGCTTGCAGCGACCACGAGTTCGGCCAGTATCGCCAAGGTGGCGCAGACCACCCCGGCGCCCGGCCAGGCCGGTCCATGCAACTCCGACTGGCCGGCCTACCGCACGTTCGTCGAACACTTCGTGCAGGCCGATGGCCGCGTGATCGATTACTCCTCGGCACAGCTGAAAACCACCTCGGAAGGCCAATCGTACGGCCTGTTCTTCGCGCTGGCCGCGAACGACCGCGCGACCTTCGACCGCTTGCTCAACTGGACCCGCACCAATCTCGCGGGCAATCAGTTCGACGCGCAAAACGTGCGGCTGCCGTCGTGGCTGTGGGGCAAGAAACCGGACGGCTCGTTCGGCGTGCTCGATCAGAATTCCGCATCCGACTCCGATCTGTGGATCGCCTACGATCTGCTGCAAGCCGGCCGCCTCTGGCATGAGGCAAGTTATACGCAACTCGGTCAGGCGCTCGCCGCACAAATCGCTCGCCAGGAAATGACCACGCTGCCCGGCGTCGGCCCGATGCTGCTGCCCGGACCGCAAGGCTTCAGGAATGGCGGCGTGACGCGCCTGAATCCGAGCTATCTGCCCTTGCCGGTGCTGCGCGCGCTGGCCAGGGACATGCCGAACGGCCCGTGGGCCAGGCTCGCCGACAGCGCCTACAAGCTGATCAGGACCACAGCGCCGCAAGGCTTCGCGCCCGACTGGGCCGCGTGGCAGAACGGCCAGTTCGTGGTCGATCCGAAAGAAGGCGACACCGGCAGCTACGACGCGATCCGCGTCTATCTGTGGGCCGGCCTCGCCTCGCCCGCCGATCCGCTCGCCAAACCCTGGCTCGCGGCGCTCGGCGGCATGCGCGCGAAGGTTGCGCAAACCGGCATCCCGCCCGAGAAGGTTGCGTCGACCACCGGCTCGGCGAGCGGCGAAGGACCGTTGAGCTACTGGGGTGCGCTCGCGCCGTACTTCCAGGCGCTCGGCGACGAGCGCGGCCTCGGTCTCGCGCGGACCCATCTCGCCGTGCTCGACACCAGCGCGCCGGGCCGCGACCCTGTCTACTACGATCGTGTGCTGGGCTTGTTCGGCACCGGTTTTATCGACGGCCGCTATCGTTTCGACGAAGCCGGCCGTCTGGTGCCCAGTTGGAGAAATGCATGCGACTGA